gaaagaatataaaaatgtaaactttAATTGCAATAACAGGCTCCTCCAATGTGAAATAGAAAGAATTACAATTCAAGAACCTATAAGCTTCTCAGATTACGGAATAATCCTACCTTCTCAAGATTGTATAAATTTTGCCTCTTTATTTATATACAGAATATTCTCCCTTGACCCTCCTTCTCTCCCTATTATGATTTCTATTAATAGGTATAACAAACATGGGTGAAagtgataaagaaaaatatttttatgattatgaaGGGATAGGGGAAAATATGCTTTGATAAAATAGGCTGAAAAGAATAGCTATAATGCATGTTATGAATTGTATCAATTTTGACTTGAGATTCATGTTGCCTACACCATGTGGGATACGATTGCCCAAATCTTGTTTCTGTTGTTATTATCAAAGGGAAACGGTAGAAGATTGTTCTTATGacatgttaattaaattaaatgcttCTTATATACTCGATACTATTTCAGGGGATCCACACAGAAAAGGATAGAAGAGGAGATGGgggttaaaatattaatacctACTTCAAAAGAAGAGGATTTCATTTGTAAGTTTTGGTTACCTAATCTGCTCTCTATCTTGTGTAGGTCAGATTTGAGATAGTTATCCTTTTATCATGTTTGTGTTTTAACTTTGATATTGTCATTCTTTGAGATATTTAAGTTATAGTTGATTTGACATAACTCTCTTTTATTCAAAAGAATAGAGTGTATTGACATTTGACAATCATAATGATGATAATAGGTCTTTGGTTCAAGTTGTGTTTGTTCACTCTTTCTAAGCAAAAGTCCAATTCCTTTGAAAGGCCAAAACATAAATATGTTTGCAGGAGCATGAGTCTTACATTGGTTGAGTGTGAGATACAGAACTTCTGTTTAAAGTAGAGGCTCCACCCTCCTCTATAGCCTGGGAGGTCCTCTAAATCATGATTACTCTCATAAGAGTGGATAACGGTATTTGATATCTTAACTATTCAATATAAATGTCTATTGCAGCCATTGAAGGCATTTCAATCGATAGTGTGAATTCAGCTTCAGAGAGGATACAGGCTATAATTGATGAGGTCAGTTTGCCTGTCTGGGAAATCTCTCAGATTCAAAAGGCCTTTGATTATATTTATctcatttttgctttttgtttccTGTGTTTACTTTGCAGTCACATACTAGACTAATATTATcgtgttttcttgtttttatgaCAGAGTGTTAATAGTCGAAATCTTGATTATTCACACTTCATATCCCTTCCACTGGCCATTCATCCTGAGTTAGTTAATAAACTCATCAATTTTCAACACTCAATTTTGGGAAATGTTTCTGACAAGGATGAGAGCACTGATACTGATTCAAATGAAGAGGAGGGCACTACTGAGACCAAAGGTGTGGATCAACTGCCAAAGGAAAATGCTGGTGTTGGAGTTGAACTTAAAGTTGATGATAACAGTGAATCAGTTAAAGTTAATCTTACCGAGATACCCCTTGTCAGTTACAAACCTAAAGCATCCAAGTCTTCTGCTTCATCTGGTATCAAAACTATCTGGTTTCCTTTGTTTAAGATATTTATAGCTTAGGGAATTTGAATCAACAGTGAAATTATATCCATTTCAcgtgttttgttatatttacTGTTCACCATCAATTTCCACTTGTGGAGCTTGTTACCTGAATTCTTGTTAAATTATATATGGCGTCATGGCTACCTCCCCGAACCCTAAAACATGTCCATATTACCTAGTAACCAGTTGTTGTCATGGTTAATAAATTTACTTTGTCATGTAAAAACTCAACAGGGATTACATGTTTATGCTAAATAACAACTTTTCTGTTATGTTGTACTTGCAGATCTGGGTATTGACAAATCTATATTCATCAAGCCTAAAACATTTCACCTTACAGTACTCATGCTTAAGCTATGGAACAAAGAACGAATTAAGACTGCCTCTGAGGTCCTGCAGGTAAGTTTTGTTAAATtcatcataataatatattataagaattagatttttttcatttatgtttttgaagCTGTGTAGAGTATCTCCTCGAAAGTTCTGGAAACCTTGGATAATCGGCCACTCTCTATAAGATTAAAGGGACTGGTATGCATCTACTTTAAGCACCATTTTACTGATATTATTCATATGAAATGCTGCTTATCTGACAAGATATAGAATGATATTCCTACTAGTACATTCACTAAATTTAGAGAATGAAGTAATCGAGCAATATACAAGTTAAAAAGATTGATATGTAGTTTTTTATTTCCCTTTGAAAGCTTGCGTGTAAACATTTAGGCTTCACTGAAAGATTTCCTACTGTGTGTGCTAGAAACTTTTACCAATCAAATTGATCTCTTTGTGATTTTGTTTGATATCTTTGACGAGAGAAACTTATGTTTACACTTGTAGGAATGCATGAAAGGTTCTTTGGCAAAAGCCCGTGTTCTATATGCTCCTGTGGAAGAAATTGGCAGTGAGGGCCGTCTTTTACGTGCTTGTCGTATCCATATGTGGATTGTTCTTTTTGATTATATTTGGGCGGGGGTGGAGTTTAGTTAAGgattcatttttagttttatgaaGTTCATATAATCATGGATCAGTGTTTGGTTCCtgattttgattatatattgtTCTCAAAGAATTGTCTTTTCCTAAGCTTTTTTAGAAGTCATTATTGATGCATATGTCGAAGCTGGACTCGTCTTAGAGAGTGATGCTAAAGATAAACTGAAGGTAAACTAAATTTATCTGATTCATATCTGTTGCTTTTGGATAAATTATAAAGAAGTGTTTGTTTTAACTTACCTTCAATTAAATTACTTTAGTAAAGGCCATTTTTACTGTACTAATCTACTGTAAATTATCagttttttatgatatattttatttttccatcgCAGAATGTATCagatttttcttaatatgttGTCAGCTCATGTTTTCGCATAAATCATCCAAGCATTTTTATATCAGGGACAAATTCCCATGCCGAAGGCTATTATTTGTACATTATTTTTATCCAAATGATAATCCCTTGTTGTATTAATCCAAAAGTAAATGTTTTGTAACTGTATTAACTGTAATATGACAGTTATACAGTGCTCTAGCTTTCATATAAATACTTGTAATGCTTTGATTCTTTGATGAGAAATTCTCTGTTTCTCTCAATTCTCTACTAGTGTTGTGCCTTGCCTAAATGTGTGAATGTGTTCTGTCTTAATCCATCATCTATCTTGACCCAACCCTTTCCAGCATTAAATAGTTAAAGTTTggatatacttttttttttcaataccCTGCTAGGAAACCTTAACACCAAACAATTTTGATAGTTTTCAGTGATCATCTAGATTTTTCTCCTGTTTTGCAGCTACACGCCACTGTGATGAACGCAAGGCATAGGAAAAGGTGGTACTCCCCCCCACCCATTTTTTCTGCTCGACAATTTTCTTTGTAAAAGTTTTGGTGATTTCTCAGTAAGCTGATATGTGCTGCTTATGTTCAGGAATAAGCGGAAAAGAAAGGTTGATTCTTTTGATGCAAGAGGCATATTAGAGCAGTATGGATCGGAGGACTGGGGGCAGTATCTTATTCATGAAGCTCATCTTTCGCAGAGATTTTCTTTCGACGAAAATGGATACTATCATTGTTGTGCTTCAATTCCTTTTCCTGGAAATACGCTGGTAGAATGATTGATGTTTTGTTCATTATTACCCCACTATCTTTTATGTGGAATAAGGATTTAAGTGGTAGCTTCATGCAATATATTAAACTTTCTACCAGTTGAAGAAAACGTCTGGGGCTTAGACCAATTTTCAGTGTTAGGGTTTGTTATTAGATGACAGAGTAGTGAaggttagtatttttttaatggacAGGATTGCCGGTGTCAAAATACTATTTCAGATTAATCATGTTAGAAATTAAGTCAGGTTAGTAATTGTTTTTGTCAATGATAGAATTTGTATGTATCCAAGAATCTTGGATTACGAAATTTGTcaacgatatatatatatatatatatatatatatatatatatatatattatcttttttatttatttttttttgacagCGGAagtccaaaatttttattaaaagtcgacatctgaaaataataattttagagtGCGATATGTGATACTATGTAAAAAATCTTAGAAGTATTGGAAGAAACTCTTTTACTTTTGAGGATTTTTCATTAAGTTTAACTTATCACATTGAAAGTATATTGTCAATTTTATGgtgattttaacttttaatgtaattatcataaaaagtaacaacttattttatatcataaaaaGTAACAACTTATTTTATATAGTAAATCGTAATTAGATAATCGAACAATTTTTCTATTGATAATACACAGAATTTTCATATTGTAACTAACAAAatgtgtaaaagaaaaaaatgtgctactttattcaattaaaacagaggacagaaaaactagtaaaatgAGCCAAACAATTTGAATCTAGATTAATGATGACATAATCCTAATTAACCAAACCATTTACAAAAAGTGGTTtcagcaagaaaaaaaaagagagggacCAAAAAGTCTTAAAGACTATACTTGATTTAGGTCCAATTTGCCGACCACAGTTTTTATAATCACGGAGCATTATTTCACATATTAACACCCaaacatttgtttattttacaaatttagtaCACTCCATAACTTTTGTTATGGGAAAACTCGATATAAAGAAACTTACTTCAGCTAAAACTTCTtgctaataataattaataagtatAATACAATTTCTCTTCTCTTCAAATCTCCAAggatttatacaaaatattttctccGGATAACGATACAAGAAAAAATCCATCGGGAATTTAAGTAAACAATGGTAGAATGAAAAAATGCCTTCCTTTTTATAacgacaataatatttttacatttaaattttgataaatatttttaaaatctgagataatattttttaagtaattttgaaataaaaaaaaacgagaaaataaaaaataaaaaaataatttaaaaaatatcaattcacATAGTGAAAGAAAATTATCTAGATTtacttgttaaaaaaatatttttccttttataaggATTTCAAAAAACATTGCTTGAGTGGCAATACTATCTTGCAACTTCAAAGTTTGATGTCAAGGTGCACCATGATTTGTTCTCCAACTCCTTTATCCAAGAAAGGTGCAATAAAGAAATAAGAttagtttgaaaaaattataaagggAAGACTCGGTGAA
This region of Vigna unguiculata cultivar IT97K-499-35 chromosome 5, ASM411807v1, whole genome shotgun sequence genomic DNA includes:
- the LOC114183272 gene encoding uncharacterized protein LOC114183272 isoform X2; this translates as MIACSRSLIRVDRVLKFTNTYLASNSRPTRYYLQGQSAYHCLSCNFMTGGRKKKICLEDHSMKQKKVNSIWRPVATKASACEDRGKVQETGCSTSTTVSNDHVMKVAAEAIDDFAVSATSSSQLQDTVENRVLQVDSSVSSEKHSISVQVGASLFRFIKGKGGSTQKRIEEEMGVKILIPTSKEEDFISIEGISIDSVNSASERIQAIIDESVNSRNLDYSHFISLPLAIHPELVNKLINFQHSILGNVSDKDESTDTDSNEEEGTTETKGVDQLPKENAGVGVELKVDDNSESVKVNLTEIPLVSYKPKASKSSASSDLGIDKSIFIKPKTFHLTVLMLKLWNKERIKTASEVLQSISSKVLETLDNRPLSIRLKGLECMKGSLAKARVLYAPVEEIGSEGRLLRACQVIIDAYVEAGLVLESDAKDKLKLHATVMNARHRKRNKRKRKVDSFDARGILEQYGSEDWGQYLIHEAHLSQRFSFDENGYYHCCASIPFPGNTLVE
- the LOC114183272 gene encoding uncharacterized protein LOC114183272 isoform X5 — its product is MKVAAEAIDDFAVSATSSSQLQDTVENRVLQVDSSVSSEKHSISVQVGASLFRFIKGKGGSTQKRIEEEMGVKILIPTSKEEDFISIEGISIDSVNSASERIQAIIDESVNSRNLDYSHFISLPLAIHPELVNKLINFQHSILGNVSDKDESTDTDSNEEEGTTETKGVDQLPKENAGVGVELKVDDNSESVKVNLTEIPLVSYKPKASKSSASSDLGIDKSIFIKPKTFHLTVLMLKLWNKERIKTASEVLQSISSKVLETLDNRPLSIRLKGLECMKGSLAKARVLYAPVEEIGSEGRLLRACQVIIDAYVEAGLVLESDAKDKLKLHATVMNARHRKRNKRKRKVDSFDARGILEQYGSEDWGQYLIHEAHLSQRFSFDENGYYHCCASIPFPGNTLVE